In Gossypium raimondii isolate GPD5lz chromosome 12, ASM2569854v1, whole genome shotgun sequence, a single window of DNA contains:
- the LOC105762722 gene encoding U4/U6 small nuclear ribonucleoprotein PRP4-like protein, translating into MEVDDDNSPTSAAVPDGETTVPTANSTPVQPPAVPPAVVPPTIAPLPAVVPPIAPIPAVRPPVFKPPVPQNGEVKAVDSDSDHEDDGRATAGEYEISEESRLVRERQEKAMQELLMKRRAAALAVPTNDMAVRTRLRRLGEPITLFGEREMERRERLRMIMAKLDSEGQLEKLMKAHEEEEAAISAKAEDIEEDIEYPFYTEGPKELLDARIDIAKYSIVKAAARLQRARRKRDDPDEDMDAEIDWALRQAGNLVLDCSEIGDDRPLSGCSFSRDGKLLATCSLSGVAKLWSMPRVSKVSALKGHTERATDVTFSPVHDLLATASADRTAKLWSSDGSLLKTFGGHLDRLARIAFHPSGKYLGTTSFDKTWRLWDIDTGMELLLQEGHSRSVYGIAFHQDGSLVASCGLDALARVWDLRTGRSILALEGHVKPVLGASFSPNGYHLATGGEDNTCRIWDLRKKKSLYIIPAHSNLISQVKFEPQEGYYLVTSSYDMTAKVWSGRDFKPVKSLPGHEAKVTASDISADGRYIVTVSHDRTIKLWTAGNIEQENDMDWTEG; encoded by the exons ATGGAAGTTGATGATGACAACAGTCCAACTTCAGCTGCAGTTCCGGATGGCGAAACCACGGTGCCTACAGCTAATAGCACACCGGTTCAGCCTCCAGCGGTCCCACCTGCAGTTGTACCACCAACTATTGCTCCACTACCGGCAGTTGTGCCACCTATTGCTCCAATACCTGCAGTTCGCCCTCCCGTCTTTAAACCACCTGTGCCTCAAAATGGTGAGGTGAAAGCTGTTGATTCAGACTCTGACCATGAGGATGATGGGCGAGCTACAGCTGGTGAATATGAGATCTCAGAAGAGAGCAGACTGGTTCGAGAGCGGCAAGAAAAGGCAATGCAAGAACTTTTGATGAAACGTCGTGCTGCTGCACTGGCAGTTCCTACTAATGACATGGCTGTCCGGACTCGACTTCGCCGACTTGGTGAACCCATAACACTTTTTGGAGAAAGAGAGATGGAAAGACGGGAAAGGCTGCGAATGATTATGGCAAAGCTGGATTCTGAGGGGCAACTGGAGAAATTGATGAAAGCTCACGAGGAGGAAGAGGCTGCAATTTCTGCTAAGGCAGAGGACATTGAGGAAGACATTGAATATCCCTTTTATACTGAGGGTCCAAAAGAGCTTCTGGATGCTAGAATTGATATTGCAAAGTACTCTATTGTAAAGGCAGCTGCACGTCTTCAGCGTGCACGGAGAAAAAGGGATGATCCAGATGAAGATATGGATGCTGAAATTGATTGGGCTCTAAGGCAGGCAGGGAATTTGGTTCTTGATTGCAGTGAAATTGGTGATGATAGACCGCTTTCGGGTTGTTCTTTCTCACGCGATGGAAAACTTCTTGCCACCTG CTCTTTGAGTGGAGTTGCTAAGTTGTGGTCAATGCCTAGGGTAAGCAAGGTTTCTGCCTTAAAGGGCCACACAGAACGTGCAACTGATGTTACTTTTTCTCCGGTGCATGATCTTTTAGCAACTGCTTCTGCTGACCGAACTGCAAAGTTGTGGAGCTCTGATGGATCTCTCCTGAAAACATTTGGGGGCCATTTGGATCGCCTTGCACGTATTGCCTTCCATCCTTCAGGGAAGTATCTTGGTACAACAAGCTTCGATAAAACATGGAGATTGTGGGACATAGACACTGGCATGGAGTTGCTTCTCCAAGAAGGTCATAGCAGGAGCGTCTATGGAATTGCCTTCCACCAAGATGGATCTTTAGTAGCATCCTGTGGACTTGATGCACTTGCTCGTGTTTGGGATCTGCGCACTGGGAGAAGTATTCTGGCTTTGGAAGGCCATGTGAAGCCG GTTCTTGGTGCTAGTTTTTCACCCAATGGCTATCATCTAGCCACAGGTGGTGAAGATAACACTTGTCGTATATGGGATTTGAGGAAGAAAAAGTCCCTGTATATCATACCAGCCCATTCAAATCTTATATCACAAGTTAAATTTGAGCCTCAAGAGGGATATTACTTGGTCACTTCTTCTTATGACATGACTGCGAAG GTTTGGTCTGGAAGAGATTTTAAGCCCGTCAAAAGCTTACCAGGTCATGAAGCTAAAGTCACTGCTTCAGATATTAGTGCAG ATGGGCGATATATTGTGACAGTCTCTCATGATCGAACTATAAAGCTATGGACTGCTGGTAACATTGAACAGGAAAATGATATGGATTGGACTGAGGGTTGA